The sequence CTTAAGTGTAGCATAATCATTTTCAGCTACTATTTTTCTAAGTTGCTCTACGTCAAAAGTAGACATAATAGAAAGAGCAAGAGATACACCTACTCCTTTCACTCCTAAAAGCATCTCAAAAAGATTTCTCTCTCTTTCCTCTAAAAATCCAATTAACTTAAAAGCATCTTCTTTTATATAGTTAAAAATATAAAGTCTAACACTCTCTCCAGTTTTAATCTTATCATAAACTCTAAGGGATATATTTACCTTATATCCAACCCCATTTATATCAAGAGCCAAGTAATCAGGTTTCTTATATTCTACCTTACCTTTTAAATATTCGAACATTTATTCTTTCTCCTTTTTTAAAGTTACTTTAAAGTAGCTTATACTCAAATTTATTTAAGAAAACTTAAAGAATTACGGAAGTTATGAAGAGAAGTTAGATTAACTCAGCGAA comes from Fusobacterium necrogenes and encodes:
- the ruvA gene encoding Holliday junction branch migration protein RuvA, yielding MFEYLKGKVEYKKPDYLALDINGVGYKVNISLRVYDKIKTGESVRLYIFNYIKEDAFKLIGFLEERERNLFEMLLGVKGVGVSLALSIMSTFDVEQLRKIVAENDYATLKRVPKLGEKKAQQVILDLKGKLKAIGNLFTQDENLFESFAIEDELYEALEALGYSQKEINSLVSKEEIRGFASIEEAIKCVLKKVKY